In a genomic window of Micromonospora cremea:
- a CDS encoding N,N-dimethylformamidase beta subunit family domain-containing protein — MSIQPGETLQLKVQSPTTFEVDIYRLGYYGGDGARRMPTSPTSSFPARTQPACLHDAGTGLVDCGNWTTNVTWTVPSDAVSGVYLATLDQPNGAGFAHVPFVVLDPANHSDILVQTSDQTWQAYNDWGGQDLYGGGGPAYDGRAYKVSYNRPMRIAGDNGILSAEYPMIYWLERNGYDVSYTSSIDVSTKPSSLLDHKVFMSSGHDEYWNQAQWNNVVAAREAGVNLAFFSGNEVFWRTRLEPSVASGGGDNRTLVCYKMTKMRQNPPNGIADPSGQWTGTWVDSVGAGSGGASPPNQLTGTIFTVNGYRNDAITVPAAYRNLRLWRNIPSINNLASGQVATFPVGTLGYEWDSDVENSVRPPGAVAFSSTTLAITDGTLLLDEGNNYGNGTATHSLVAYRDQSSGALVFGAGTVQWSWGLSSLHTMLPSTEDQRMQQATVNLLADMGAQPLTRQANLVAATRSTDTTGPAVTMTAPAAGSTLAVLTPVTVTGTATEVGGGQLGRVEVSTDGGTTWAAATGQGNWSYTWTPSVQGPAQIKVRASDDSLNIGAVTTRSVTVGPQQCPCTAFPATAVPTGIDSFDASPNELGVKFRVGAPSLVTGVKFYKAGTNTGTHVGKLWTASGQPLASGTFTNETASGWQMLTFANPVPVAANTTYVASYYTPTGHYSYTSNYFANQGAGLSAVRLLQSGVDGANGVYRYGSGGGFPNQSWNNTNYWVDVLVDTVGAETEPPTITAKTPAAGASDVGLNATPTATFSHDVDPQSIEYSLTSSGGSVPAGFRYDNTTRKLTVQPQHALTPSTTYTASVRATDAWGNTMAAPYTWTFTTGTSVSCPCSVWNDSVVPAIPNASEVNSLELGMRITSALDGYVTGVRFYKGSANTGTHTGTLWSNTGAQLATGTFTNESSTGWQTLLFNQPVAITANTPYVVSYHTDVGRYAYTGNQFTQPTVSYPLTAIADSPNGGNGLFRAGSGVAFPTSSWNAANYWVDVVFTTTP; from the coding sequence ATGAGTATTCAGCCGGGCGAGACGCTCCAGTTGAAGGTACAGTCCCCGACCACCTTCGAGGTCGACATCTACCGGCTTGGCTACTACGGCGGTGACGGTGCGCGGAGGATGCCGACCTCACCGACGAGTAGTTTCCCCGCCCGGACCCAGCCGGCGTGCCTGCACGACGCGGGCACCGGACTGGTGGACTGCGGCAACTGGACCACCAACGTGACCTGGACGGTGCCGTCCGACGCCGTCTCCGGGGTCTATCTCGCGACGCTCGACCAGCCCAACGGCGCCGGCTTCGCGCACGTGCCGTTCGTCGTCCTGGATCCGGCGAACCACTCCGACATCCTGGTGCAGACCTCGGACCAGACCTGGCAGGCGTACAACGACTGGGGCGGCCAGGACCTCTACGGTGGGGGCGGGCCAGCGTACGACGGCCGGGCCTACAAGGTGAGCTACAACCGTCCCATGCGGATCGCCGGCGACAACGGCATCCTCTCGGCCGAGTACCCGATGATTTACTGGCTCGAGCGCAACGGGTACGACGTCAGTTACACCTCGAGCATCGACGTGAGCACCAAGCCGTCAAGCCTGCTCGACCACAAGGTCTTCATGTCCTCCGGGCATGACGAGTACTGGAACCAGGCCCAGTGGAACAACGTGGTCGCCGCCCGCGAGGCGGGCGTGAACCTGGCCTTCTTCAGCGGCAACGAGGTCTTCTGGCGCACCCGGCTGGAGCCCTCCGTCGCCAGCGGTGGCGGCGACAACCGCACCCTCGTCTGCTACAAAATGACCAAGATGCGGCAGAACCCGCCGAACGGGATCGCCGACCCGAGCGGGCAGTGGACCGGCACCTGGGTCGACTCGGTGGGTGCCGGCTCGGGCGGTGCCAGCCCGCCCAACCAGCTAACCGGGACCATCTTCACCGTCAACGGCTACCGCAACGACGCGATCACCGTCCCGGCCGCGTACCGGAACCTTCGCCTCTGGCGGAACATCCCGTCGATCAACAACCTGGCGTCCGGGCAGGTGGCCACGTTCCCCGTAGGCACGCTCGGCTACGAGTGGGACTCCGACGTCGAGAACTCGGTCCGCCCGCCGGGCGCGGTGGCCTTCTCGTCGACGACGCTGGCCATCACCGACGGCACGCTGCTGCTCGACGAGGGGAACAACTACGGGAACGGCACGGCCACGCACAGCCTGGTCGCCTATCGCGACCAGTCCTCCGGGGCCCTGGTCTTCGGCGCCGGCACGGTGCAGTGGTCGTGGGGGCTCAGCAGCCTGCACACGATGCTGCCCAGCACCGAGGACCAGCGCATGCAGCAGGCGACCGTCAACCTGCTCGCCGACATGGGCGCCCAGCCGCTGACCCGGCAGGCCAACCTGGTCGCCGCCACCAGATCCACCGACACCACGGGACCGGCGGTGACCATGACCGCGCCGGCGGCCGGTAGCACCCTGGCGGTCCTCACGCCGGTGACCGTCACCGGGACCGCGACGGAGGTCGGTGGCGGCCAGCTGGGCCGCGTCGAGGTCTCCACGGACGGCGGCACCACCTGGGCGGCGGCCACCGGGCAGGGGAACTGGTCCTACACCTGGACCCCGAGCGTCCAGGGCCCCGCGCAGATCAAGGTGCGGGCCTCCGACGACAGCCTGAACATCGGGGCGGTCACCACCCGGAGCGTGACCGTCGGACCGCAGCAGTGCCCCTGCACGGCCTTTCCGGCCACCGCCGTGCCGACCGGAATCGACTCCTTCGATGCCTCACCGAACGAGCTCGGGGTGAAGTTCCGGGTCGGCGCGCCAAGCCTGGTGACCGGTGTCAAGTTCTACAAGGCCGGCACGAACACCGGCACGCACGTCGGGAAGCTGTGGACCGCGTCGGGCCAACCGCTCGCATCCGGTACGTTCACCAACGAAACCGCGAGCGGTTGGCAGATGCTGACCTTCGCCAATCCCGTGCCGGTCGCCGCCAACACCACCTATGTGGCGTCGTACTACACGCCCACCGGGCACTACTCGTACACCAGCAACTACTTCGCCAACCAGGGCGCGGGGCTGTCGGCCGTACGGCTGCTGCAGTCGGGGGTGGACGGCGCGAACGGCGTCTACCGGTACGGCTCGGGCGGGGGCTTCCCGAACCAGAGCTGGAACAACACGAACTACTGGGTCGACGTCCTCGTCGACACGGTGGGGGCCGAGACCGAGCCACCGACGATCACCGCGAAGACCCCGGCGGCGGGCGCGTCCGATGTCGGGCTCAATGCCACGCCGACCGCGACCTTCAGCCACGACGTTGACCCGCAGAGCATCGAGTACTCGCTCACCTCGAGTGGCGGTTCCGTCCCGGCGGGCTTCCGCTACGACAACACCACGCGCAAGCTGACCGTCCAGCCGCAGCACGCCCTGACCCCGTCGACCACCTACACCGCCTCGGTGCGGGCGACCGACGCCTGGGGCAACACAATGGCGGCGCCGTACACCTGGACCTTTACCACCGGCACGTCGGTCAGCTGCCCCTGCTCGGTCTGGAACGACTCCGTGGTACCGGCGATCCCCAACGCCTCCGAGGTGAACTCCCTGGAGCTGGGCATGCGGATCACCTCGGCACTCGACGGCTACGTGACGGGCGTGCGGTTCTACAAGGGCAGTGCCAACACCGGTACGCACACCGGCACCCTCTGGTCGAACACCGGCGCGCAGCTCGCCACCGGGACCTTCACGAACGAGAGCAGCACCGGCTGGCAGACGCTGCTGTTCAACCAGCCGGTCGCCATCACGGCCAACACACCGTACGTGGTCTCGTACCACACGGATGTGGGTCGCTACGCCTACACGGGTAACCAGTTCACCCAACCGACGGTGTCCTACCCGCTGACGGCGATCGCCGACTCACCGAACGGCGGGAACGGCCTCTTCCGAGCCGGTTCCGGTGTCGCCTTCCCGACCTCCAGCTGGAATGCGGCGAACTACTGGGTTGATGTGGTTTTCACGACGACTCCGTGA
- a CDS encoding glycosyltransferase — MVIPCYRYGDYLPACVSSVLDNQPDVDVRVLIIDDASPDDSAKKARAIAAADPRVEVRVHETNRGHIATYNEGLLEWADGDYAVLLSADDLLTPGALTRAAGVLDANPNVGFVYGHPVHFTHPGPPPPARTRDRGHTVWPGHWWLERRFREATGCITSPEVVVRTDLQRKVGGYDPELPHAGDIEMWMRLAAHADVGYVRGADQAYYRLHGANMSQTDYAGQLDDLRQRRTAYDAVMRRCGDLLPDAHRLDAMVRRRLARHALRRAVRAYDRGRTASVPEGELIAFAADCWPEYRALPEYRGLRLRKRIGPAVMPYLQPLVLTAVAARGREWLWWQSWKRRGI; from the coding sequence GTGGTCATTCCGTGCTACCGGTACGGGGACTATCTCCCGGCATGCGTGAGCAGTGTGCTCGACAACCAGCCTGACGTCGACGTACGCGTGCTCATCATCGATGACGCCTCGCCGGACGACTCGGCGAAGAAGGCGCGTGCCATCGCGGCGGCGGACCCACGGGTCGAGGTCCGGGTCCACGAGACCAACCGTGGCCACATCGCCACCTACAACGAGGGCTTGCTGGAGTGGGCCGACGGCGACTACGCCGTGCTGCTCTCCGCCGACGACCTCCTGACGCCGGGCGCCCTGACTCGGGCGGCAGGCGTGCTGGACGCCAACCCGAACGTCGGCTTCGTCTACGGGCACCCGGTGCATTTCACCCACCCCGGTCCGCCGCCGCCTGCCCGCACCCGGGACCGGGGCCACACCGTCTGGCCGGGGCACTGGTGGCTGGAGCGACGGTTTCGCGAGGCCACCGGCTGCATCACCTCACCCGAAGTCGTGGTGCGTACGGATCTGCAGCGCAAGGTGGGCGGCTACGATCCCGAACTGCCGCACGCCGGCGACATCGAGATGTGGATGCGGCTGGCCGCGCACGCCGACGTCGGCTATGTGCGCGGGGCGGACCAGGCGTACTACCGCCTGCACGGCGCGAACATGTCGCAGACGGACTACGCCGGCCAACTGGACGACCTGCGACAGCGTAGGACCGCGTACGACGCGGTGATGCGGCGCTGCGGCGATCTGCTGCCCGACGCCCACCGGCTCGACGCGATGGTGCGCCGGCGCCTTGCCCGCCACGCCCTGCGGCGCGCGGTGCGGGCCTACGACCGGGGGCGCACCGCGAGCGTGCCGGAGGGCGAGCTGATCGCGTTCGCCGCGGATTGCTGGCCGGAGTACCGCGCGCTGCCGGAGTACCGCGGCCTGCGCCTGCGGAAGCGGATCGGGCCGGCCGTCATGCCGTACCTTCAGCCGCTGGTGCTCACCGCGGTCGCCGCCAGGGGCCGGGAGTGGCTCTGGTGGCAGTCGTGGAAGCGGCGCGGCATCTGA
- a CDS encoding biotin/lipoyl-containing protein translates to MKPVIVPTSDVNSEHGVLVAWFVDDGAKVEADTLLAEIETSKAVLEVVAPEAGIVLQLAERLQEVPLAEPIAMLFETSADLAEYVRERETRAAAAAAAPAPVRASVKAVQRAAEVGVDLATLQLGRLITVKDVEAAARETGGHDDLPAPLAAEPGVQRILLIGGALGATQVLDILAGSATQRAVAIVDDDRQRWGADVHGVPIVGGTDRLGALFAEGAYDAAIIAIGTSVETRRRFREVCAEARIPLANAIDPTAKIATDVVLGHGNIICAFAHLGTGVRMGDNNFLSAYNSFDHHSRIGSDNATGPSCVSSGKVTVGDRVRLGTGIFIEPNVVLGDGVVVASGAVIVRSVPAEHAVKTKVVTTTVVPQRRSGR, encoded by the coding sequence GTGAAGCCGGTAATCGTTCCGACCAGCGACGTCAACAGTGAGCACGGGGTGCTCGTGGCCTGGTTCGTCGACGACGGGGCCAAGGTGGAGGCGGACACCCTGCTCGCCGAGATCGAGACCAGCAAGGCGGTGCTCGAGGTCGTCGCCCCCGAGGCCGGCATCGTCCTGCAGCTCGCCGAGCGACTGCAGGAGGTCCCCCTCGCCGAGCCGATCGCCATGCTCTTCGAGACGTCGGCCGACCTCGCCGAGTACGTGCGGGAGCGGGAGACCCGGGCGGCGGCCGCGGCGGCGGCTCCGGCGCCCGTCCGAGCGAGCGTCAAGGCCGTGCAGCGGGCCGCGGAAGTCGGCGTCGACCTGGCCACCCTCCAGCTCGGAAGGCTGATCACCGTCAAGGATGTGGAGGCGGCCGCCCGGGAGACCGGCGGGCACGACGACCTCCCGGCGCCACTGGCGGCCGAGCCCGGGGTGCAGCGCATCCTGCTCATCGGCGGGGCGCTGGGCGCCACCCAGGTCCTCGACATCCTGGCCGGGTCCGCGACGCAGCGGGCCGTCGCCATCGTGGACGACGACCGGCAGCGGTGGGGCGCCGACGTGCACGGCGTGCCGATCGTCGGCGGAACGGACCGGCTCGGCGCGCTCTTCGCCGAGGGCGCCTACGACGCCGCGATCATCGCCATCGGCACCTCAGTGGAGACTCGGCGTCGCTTCCGGGAGGTCTGCGCGGAGGCCAGAATCCCCCTGGCGAACGCCATCGATCCCACCGCCAAGATCGCCACCGACGTGGTCCTCGGGCATGGGAACATTATCTGCGCCTTCGCGCACCTCGGCACCGGGGTGCGGATGGGAGACAACAACTTCCTCTCCGCCTACAACTCGTTCGACCACCACAGCCGGATCGGCTCCGACAACGCGACCGGCCCGTCCTGTGTCTCGTCGGGCAAGGTGACGGTGGGCGACCGGGTGCGGCTCGGCACCGGCATCTTCATCGAGCCGAACGTCGTCCTGGGTGACGGGGTGGTGGTCGCCTCCGGCGCGGTCATCGTCCGATCGGTGCCGGCCGAGCACGCCGTCAAGACGAAGGTCGTCACGACGACAGTGGTGCCGCAGCGACGGTCCGGCCGGTAG
- a CDS encoding alpha-ketoacid dehydrogenase subunit beta: MIFAKELNETLRACLTADPRVLVLGEDIADPYGGAFKVTRGLSTAFPDRVRTTPISEGAIAGISAGLALAGYRPIAEIMFGDFLTLVFDQVVNHIAKYQAMYAGQAACPVIMRAPSGGHRGYGPTHSQSLEKHFLGVPHLRVVAASLLHDPRAVFDEFLSQDSPVLYVEHKLLYPQHLTVPENGRWGDLLATRDASPGMLPTVCLSAVPREECAVTVLAYGYQAMLAAKVVERLAVEEEIFVELLVPAQLAPMDWAPVERSVGVTGRLVTVEEGSGGWSWGTEAAATISHRLFRELRSPVDVVASEPTVIPSAKAKESRVLVGEGRIEAALRAAAA; encoded by the coding sequence GTGATCTTCGCCAAGGAGTTGAACGAGACGTTGCGCGCCTGCCTCACCGCCGACCCCCGGGTGCTCGTGCTCGGTGAGGACATCGCCGACCCGTACGGCGGAGCGTTCAAGGTGACCCGCGGGCTCTCCACCGCCTTCCCGGACCGGGTCCGCACGACGCCGATCAGTGAGGGGGCAATTGCCGGGATCTCCGCCGGGCTGGCGCTGGCCGGCTACCGGCCCATCGCCGAGATCATGTTCGGGGACTTCCTCACCCTCGTCTTCGATCAGGTGGTCAACCACATCGCCAAGTACCAGGCGATGTACGCCGGCCAGGCGGCCTGCCCGGTCATCATGCGCGCCCCCTCCGGTGGCCACCGAGGATACGGTCCGACGCACAGCCAGAGCCTGGAAAAGCACTTCCTCGGCGTGCCGCATCTGCGGGTGGTCGCCGCGTCGCTGCTGCACGATCCCCGGGCGGTCTTCGACGAGTTCCTCAGCCAGGACAGCCCGGTCCTCTACGTGGAGCACAAGCTGCTCTACCCGCAGCACCTGACCGTGCCCGAGAACGGTCGGTGGGGCGACCTGCTGGCGACGCGGGACGCCAGCCCCGGCATGCTGCCGACGGTCTGCCTCTCCGCAGTGCCCCGCGAGGAGTGCGCGGTGACCGTGCTGGCCTACGGATACCAGGCCATGCTCGCCGCGAAAGTGGTCGAACGGCTCGCCGTCGAGGAAGAGATCTTCGTCGAGCTGCTGGTGCCCGCGCAGCTCGCACCGATGGACTGGGCGCCGGTCGAGCGCTCCGTCGGCGTCACCGGACGGCTGGTCACCGTGGAGGAGGGCAGCGGCGGTTGGTCGTGGGGCACCGAGGCGGCCGCGACGATCTCCCACCGGCTGTTCCGGGAGCTGCGTTCCCCCGTCGACGTCGTGGCCAGCGAGCCCACCGTCATCCCGTCAGCCAAGGCCAAGGAGAGCCGGGTCCTGGTCGGCGAGGGCCGGATCGAGGCGGCGCTGCGCGCCGCGGCCGCCTGA
- a CDS encoding thiamine pyrophosphate-dependent dehydrogenase E1 component subunit alpha yields the protein MRFIRRFEETLLSLFEEGVLNGTTHACIGQEADAVAVMEHLVEEDHVFSNHRCHGHYLARTGDALGLLAEIMGKEAGMCRGIGGSQHICAPGFKSNGVQGGIVPAAAGIALAGQLDGSRRVSVVFIGDGTLGEGLLYETLNIAALWRLPLLVVCEDNQWAQSTPIEANLAGSMPGRFEAFGIPVREIDSTDVLELRAAAGAEVDLVRGGAGPRVLLIHTYRLCHHSKSDDERPAEEIAARWAVEPLLVHGRRLRDDERRIVDGEVETALAQVVATARALR from the coding sequence ATGCGCTTTATCCGCCGCTTCGAGGAAACCCTGCTCTCACTCTTTGAAGAGGGCGTCCTAAATGGCACGACACACGCGTGCATCGGTCAGGAGGCCGACGCGGTGGCGGTGATGGAGCACCTGGTCGAGGAGGACCACGTGTTCAGCAACCACCGGTGCCACGGTCACTACCTCGCCCGCACCGGCGACGCGCTCGGGCTGCTCGCCGAGATCATGGGCAAGGAGGCCGGGATGTGTCGGGGCATCGGCGGTAGCCAGCACATCTGCGCGCCCGGCTTCAAGTCCAACGGCGTCCAGGGCGGCATCGTCCCGGCCGCCGCCGGGATCGCCCTCGCCGGCCAGCTCGACGGCAGCCGCCGGGTGAGCGTTGTGTTCATCGGCGACGGCACCCTGGGCGAGGGGTTGCTCTACGAGACGTTGAACATCGCCGCGCTCTGGCGGCTGCCGCTCCTCGTGGTCTGCGAGGACAACCAGTGGGCGCAGAGCACGCCGATCGAGGCCAACCTGGCGGGCAGCATGCCGGGCCGGTTCGAGGCCTTCGGCATCCCGGTACGCGAGATCGACAGCACCGACGTGCTGGAGTTGCGCGCGGCCGCCGGGGCGGAGGTCGACTTGGTCCGCGGCGGAGCCGGTCCCCGGGTCCTGCTGATCCACACCTACCGGCTGTGCCACCACTCCAAGAGCGACGACGAACGTCCCGCCGAGGAGATCGCCGCCCGGTGGGCCGTCGAGCCGTTGCTGGTCCACGGTCGCCGGCTGCGCGACGACGAACGGCGGATCGTCGACGGCGAGGTGGAGACCGCGCTGGCCCAGGTGGTCGCGACCGCGAGGGCGCTGCGGTGA
- a CDS encoding DegT/DnrJ/EryC1/StrS family aminotransferase has product MIPLVDLRAAHVEVAEEVSTGFKRVIENTAFVGGEEVAAFEREFATFSGVQHCVGVANGTDALELALRATGVRAGDEVVLPANTFVATAEAVARIGARVVLVDIDPVTYLVDVDAALAAVGPATRAVVPVHLYGQLAPVERLRAGLAGRGVAIVEDAAQCQGATRTGAGAGTGGVAATSFYPGKNLGAYGDAGAVLTDDAGLATVVRTLGSHGGLAKYVHELIGVNSRLDALQAVVLRAKLTRLAAWNDARRAAAARYDELLASLDVTRPVVLAGNEHVWHLYVVRIPGGAGRRDEVLRRLNEAGVGAGIHYPCPVHLTPAFADLPYGPGSFPHAERAATEILSLPLFPQITADQQATVARALAAALRSVA; this is encoded by the coding sequence ATGATTCCACTCGTCGACCTGCGGGCCGCCCACGTCGAAGTGGCCGAGGAGGTCAGCACCGGCTTCAAGCGCGTCATCGAGAACACGGCGTTCGTCGGCGGCGAGGAGGTCGCGGCCTTCGAGCGGGAGTTCGCTACGTTCTCGGGCGTCCAGCATTGCGTCGGGGTTGCCAACGGCACGGACGCGCTCGAGCTGGCCCTGCGGGCGACCGGCGTGCGGGCCGGGGACGAGGTGGTGCTGCCGGCGAACACGTTCGTCGCGACCGCCGAGGCCGTGGCCCGGATCGGGGCCCGCGTCGTGCTCGTCGACATCGACCCGGTGACCTACCTCGTCGACGTCGACGCCGCCCTGGCCGCCGTCGGCCCGGCCACCCGGGCGGTGGTCCCCGTCCACCTCTACGGGCAGCTCGCCCCGGTCGAGCGGCTCCGCGCCGGACTCGCCGGCCGCGGCGTCGCGATCGTGGAGGACGCCGCGCAGTGCCAGGGTGCCACCCGCACCGGCGCCGGAGCCGGCACCGGCGGCGTCGCGGCCACCAGCTTCTACCCGGGCAAGAATCTGGGGGCGTACGGTGATGCCGGGGCCGTGCTGACGGACGACGCCGGCCTGGCGACGGTGGTACGCACCCTGGGCAGTCACGGCGGCCTGGCGAAGTACGTCCACGAGTTGATCGGGGTCAACAGCCGGCTCGACGCGCTGCAGGCGGTGGTGCTGCGGGCCAAGCTGACCCGCCTGGCCGCGTGGAACGACGCCCGCCGGGCCGCGGCTGCTCGCTACGACGAACTGCTCGCGTCCCTTGACGTGACGCGTCCCGTCGTTCTCGCCGGGAACGAGCACGTGTGGCACCTCTACGTGGTGCGGATTCCCGGGGGCGCCGGGCGCCGCGACGAGGTCCTGCGGCGGCTGAACGAGGCCGGCGTGGGCGCGGGCATCCACTACCCCTGTCCGGTCCACCTGACGCCGGCGTTCGCGGACCTGCCGTACGGTCCGGGCAGCTTCCCGCATGCCGAGCGGGCGGCCACCGAGATCCTGTCCCTGCCGCTGTTCCCGCAGATCACCGCCGACCAGCAGGCAACCGTCGCGCGCGCGCTCGCGGCCGCGCTGCGGTCGGTGGCCTGA
- a CDS encoding MFS transporter, with protein sequence MYVSVRDRPGADPAGERGSRLPRVGATVVLLGVVSLLTDVSSEMVAAVLPVYLTAELGLGVLAYGLVDGLYQGASALVRILGGYVGDRSDRPKWVATAGYVLSAASRLAMLPAHGLGAVTAVVTADRLGKGLRTAPRDALIADASDPRTLGRSFGVHRTLDTIGAAAGPLVAFSLLWFLPGGYSAVFVASFAFAVLGVAVMVLFVPDRRRRPTAALPVRRVLRELTGPRLRRPLIAAGVLGVFTIGDGFVYLSLQDRDQFAASYFPLLFVGTNVAYLALAIPLGRLADRVGRSRVFVGGHLALLVAYLVAAAPLGGLGVTATALVLLGTFYAATDGVLAALVSRRVASDARGSGIAAAQTVVVIARFAGALAFGSLWQLLGRQAALCLLAGLLMTGVVMAALLLSGQDRLDPVAVPGVDAAAEDQR encoded by the coding sequence ATGTACGTATCGGTCCGGGACCGCCCAGGCGCGGATCCGGCCGGCGAGCGCGGCAGCAGGCTGCCCCGGGTCGGCGCCACCGTGGTGCTGCTCGGCGTCGTCAGCCTGCTCACCGACGTCTCGTCGGAGATGGTCGCTGCGGTGCTGCCGGTCTATCTCACCGCCGAGCTCGGGCTCGGTGTGCTGGCGTACGGCCTGGTCGACGGGCTCTACCAGGGCGCCAGCGCGCTGGTCAGAATCCTCGGCGGGTATGTCGGCGACCGGTCCGACCGGCCGAAGTGGGTCGCCACCGCCGGCTACGTCCTCTCGGCGGCGAGCCGGCTGGCCATGCTGCCCGCGCACGGGCTCGGCGCGGTCACCGCGGTGGTGACCGCGGACCGGCTGGGCAAGGGGCTGCGTACGGCGCCAAGGGACGCGCTCATCGCGGATGCGTCGGATCCGCGCACGCTGGGCCGCTCGTTCGGCGTCCACCGGACCCTGGACACCATCGGAGCGGCCGCCGGCCCATTGGTGGCGTTCTCGCTGCTGTGGTTCCTGCCAGGGGGCTACTCGGCGGTATTCGTCGCGTCGTTCGCGTTCGCCGTGCTGGGCGTCGCCGTCATGGTCCTCTTCGTGCCGGACCGGCGCCGCCGACCGACGGCGGCCCTGCCGGTACGGCGGGTGCTCCGGGAACTGACCGGTCCCCGGCTCCGGCGTCCGCTGATCGCCGCCGGCGTGCTGGGCGTGTTCACGATCGGCGACGGGTTCGTCTACCTGTCCCTGCAGGATCGCGACCAGTTCGCGGCGAGCTATTTCCCGCTGCTGTTCGTCGGCACGAACGTCGCCTATCTCGCCTTGGCGATCCCGCTGGGCCGCCTCGCCGACCGGGTCGGGCGCTCGCGCGTCTTCGTCGGGGGCCACCTGGCGCTGCTCGTCGCGTACCTGGTCGCCGCCGCGCCGCTGGGCGGCCTGGGGGTGACGGCTACGGCCCTGGTCCTGCTGGGTACGTTCTACGCCGCGACCGACGGCGTGCTCGCCGCGCTGGTCAGCCGCAGAGTGGCCAGCGACGCGCGGGGGAGCGGTATCGCCGCCGCCCAGACCGTCGTCGTGATCGCACGGTTCGCCGGCGCGCTCGCCTTCGGCAGTCTGTGGCAGCTGTTGGGCCGCCAGGCGGCTCTCTGTCTGTTGGCCGGCCTGTTGATGACGGGAGTGGTGATGGCCGCTTTGCTGCTGTCGGGGCAGGACCGCCTCGATCCCGTGGCGGTGCCCGGCGTCGACGCGGCGGCGGAGGATCAGCGATGA
- a CDS encoding acyltransferase family protein — MVAGIRARQTLAAACASADNSFGFLRLMFAFAVLVSHSLPLGFGADDPGAGLTNGQTALGEIGILGFFVISGFLITRSGTRVPVLRYLWHRGLRILPGLWVCLVVTAFVFAPIVSLWERGTLHGLFAASDGPFQYVVSNAFIAIGQYGISGLLLDTPYGQRTGTSVFDGSLWSLIYEVLCYLLVAGLAAVGVLRRARWLVTILALAGAGVLLHDLLRAPEIPGPQGVHGPVFGVSGLDSYSLVYLTYVFLLGAVCQLYRERLVLHDGLAVAAAAVVLATTQFGAFAVLGYPAFAYLVLWLAVRLPRWTRRVGRRHDYSYGCYIYAFPVQQLLALVGVPRLGLVPYVAICTVATVALAVGSWHLVERPAMALKAWSPRRRDTTTEVPRRAPEPATGKVPAAVGAEEATTARPPATRHRG; from the coding sequence CCGGGCGAGGCAGACCCTCGCCGCTGCCTGTGCGTCGGCGGACAACAGCTTCGGCTTTCTCCGGCTGATGTTCGCCTTCGCCGTGCTCGTGTCCCATTCACTGCCGCTCGGCTTCGGCGCGGACGACCCGGGCGCCGGCCTCACGAACGGCCAGACGGCGCTCGGCGAGATCGGAATCCTGGGCTTCTTCGTCATCTCCGGCTTCCTCATCACCCGCAGCGGCACCCGGGTTCCGGTGCTTCGATACCTCTGGCACCGTGGCCTCCGGATCCTTCCGGGCCTGTGGGTGTGCCTCGTGGTGACGGCCTTCGTCTTCGCCCCGATCGTGTCCCTGTGGGAGCGCGGCACGCTCCACGGCCTCTTCGCCGCCTCCGACGGACCGTTCCAGTACGTCGTCAGCAACGCCTTCATCGCGATCGGGCAGTACGGCATCTCCGGCCTGCTGCTGGACACCCCGTACGGGCAGCGCACCGGCACGTCGGTCTTCGACGGCTCGCTCTGGAGCCTCATCTACGAAGTGCTCTGCTACCTCCTGGTCGCCGGGTTGGCGGCCGTCGGTGTGCTGCGCCGGGCCCGGTGGCTCGTGACGATCCTCGCGCTGGCCGGGGCCGGCGTCCTGCTGCACGACCTGCTCCGGGCACCGGAGATCCCGGGGCCGCAGGGCGTGCACGGCCCGGTCTTCGGGGTCAGCGGGCTGGACAGCTACTCCCTCGTCTACCTGACCTACGTCTTCCTCCTGGGCGCCGTGTGCCAGCTCTACCGGGAGCGGCTCGTCCTGCACGACGGCCTCGCCGTCGCCGCCGCCGCGGTCGTGCTCGCCACCACCCAGTTCGGCGCGTTCGCGGTGCTGGGCTACCCCGCCTTCGCCTACCTCGTCCTGTGGCTGGCGGTCCGCCTGCCGCGCTGGACCCGCCGGGTCGGCCGCCGGCACGACTACTCCTACGGCTGCTACATCTACGCCTTCCCGGTCCAGCAACTCCTGGCCCTGGTGGGCGTGCCGCGGCTCGGCCTGGTTCCCTACGTCGCGATCTGCACCGTCGCCACGGTCGCGCTCGCCGTTGGATCCTGGCACCTGGTGGAGCGGCCGGCGATGGCGCTGAAGGCCTGGTCGCCACGCCGTCGTGACACCACGACGGAGGTCCCCCGACGAGCGCCGGAGCCGGCGACCGGGAAGGTCCCCGCCGCGGTCGGTGCGGAGGAGGCGACTACCGCACGACCGCCGGCGACCAGGCATCGCGGATGA